GTAGTGGGTTTAAGCATTGATCCCGATAAATTAATTGAAATAAGAAGTGAACGATTAAAAGCATTGGGTCTTCCAGACGAGGGTGTATATAATAAAAAAGAAAGAGTAATCAAAGAGTTAAAATATGCAGACAGTATTTATAAAAAAATTGGATGTCAGATAATAAACGTAACCAATATGGCTATTGAAGACATTGCCACAAATATACTTAAAATGATAAAGGAGGAAAAATAAGTATGAAAAAATATGTCTATTTTTTTGATGAAGGAAAAGGGGATATGAAATCCATTTTAGGAGGGAAAGGTGCAGGTCTGGCAGAAATGACCCGAATAGGAGTTCCTGTTCC
The sequence above is a segment of the Candidatus Atribacteria bacterium genome. Coding sequences within it:
- a CDS encoding phosphoenolpyruvate synthase regulatory protein produces the protein YDACQRELDLSKADIVILGVSRTSKTPLSMYLAYKGVKVANIVLDFEFEPPIEIFSLPPEKVVGLSIDPDKLIEIRSERLKALGLPDEGVYNKKERVIKELKYADSIYKKIGCQIINVTNMAIEDIATNILKMIKEEK